A genomic stretch from Ooceraea biroi isolate clonal line C1 chromosome 3, Obir_v5.4, whole genome shotgun sequence includes:
- the LOC105276960 gene encoding esterase FE4, with amino-acid sequence MLSSLTRLLIPFGVLIIDKNRVDVLAMDSEQPRVHVQEGGLIGVIDENVYGKKYIAFRGIPYAQPPVGALRFKNPVPMEPWTGYRDASKYGNICIQQDMFSSEIIGDEDCLFLNVYTTDMKPHKKRSVMVWIHGGGYVVGMGDESLYGPDHIVQKDVVLVTLNYRLGALGFLNLDDEVAAGNQGLQDVILALRWVQKNIAAFGGDPKDVTIFGESAGGGIVSLLTLSPLAEGLFHKAIAQSGVALNPWALYEWSKPTENNGFLLTKKLGKTTTDPKVAYEFLKTVEARKFVEYMNSLPELNNRRADLPFAPTVDTKSASPVFPEHPQILLQRNGIKVPFLLGCNGREGSFLLQGKFYGNITKKLFEEVNADFSKAIPSKLLPTLPVTPGELKAYYFGKKPVSEETFSSYVDFVGDAVFYQGITKLADIQSQRTGKPTYFYYFTYDNEAALYRKILNVDIPGTVHTAELGYLFHPHVIKYLGLSPIAPGSEDYKMINRLVQMWTDFAKTGDPTPAITELTPVKWTPLKPGDVLDVLNIDTKPEMKTFRKGKERWNWENIKNKQ; translated from the exons ATGTTGTCATCGCTCAC CCGTCTCCTGATTCCTTTTGGAGTACTGATCATAGACAAGAACAGAGTGGACGTGTTAGCAATGGACAGTGAACAGCCGAGAGTCCACGTGCAAGAGGGTGGATTAATTGGCGTCATCGACGAAAATGTCTACGGCAAGAAGTACATTGCCTTCCGAGGGATACCGTATGCGCAACCACCGGTTGGCGCACTTAGATTTAAG AATCCGGTACCAATGGAACCATGGACCGGCTACAGAGACGCTTCGAAGTACGGGAATATATGCATTCAGCAGGATATGTTTTCATCTGAAATCATCGGCGACGAGGACTGCCTCTTCCTGAACGTCTACACCACAGACATGAAACCTCATAAAAAGCGCAGCGTCATGGTATGGATACATGGTGGCGGCTATGTGGTAGGGATGGGTGATGAGAGTCTCTATGGTCCCGACCACATCGTGCAGAAGGACGTGGTATTGGTTACACTGAACTATAGACTGGGAGCTCTCG GTTTTCTCAATCTCGACGACGAAGTCGCAGCAGGTAACCAAGGATTGCAAGATGTGATATTGGCGTTACGATGGGTTCAGAAAAATATCGCCGCGTTCGGCGGCGATCCGAAGGACGTCACCATCTTTGGTGAAAGCGCTGGTGGCGGAATAGTGAGTTTACTCACTCTGTCTCCGCTAGCTGAAG GTCTGTTTCATAAAGCGATAGCGCAAAGCGGTGTGGCGCTGAACCCTTGGGCCTTGTACGAATGGTCCAAGCCAACGGAGAACAACGGATTTCTACTCACTAAGAAGCTCGGAAAGACGACAACAGATCCCAAAGTCGCGTACGAGTTTCTCAAAACGGTCGAGGCGAGAAAATTCGTAGAATATATGAATAGTCTTCCAGAATTG AATAACCGGCGAGCTGATCTACCGTTTGCGCCTACTGTGGACACCAAATCAGCAAGTCCAGTTTTCCCAGAACATCCACAGATATTGTTGCAACGCAACGGAATTAAAGTGCCCTTCCTTCTTGGTTGTAATGGACGCGAAGGCTCTTTTCTCTTACAAGGCAAATTCTACGGAA atataacCAAGAAGTTGTTTGAAGAAGTTAATGCTGATTTCAGCAAAGCCATACCATCCAAATTGTTACCTACTCTACCGGTCACACCGGGAGAATTAAAGGCCTACTACTTCGGCAAAAAGCCAGTATCAGAGGAAACTTTTTCGTCTTACGTTGATTTTGTCGGTGACGCGGTGTTCTATCAGGGAATTACGAAGCTAGCGGATATACAGTCACAGCGAACTGGCAAACCAACATACTTCTATTACTTTACATATGACAATGAAGCAGCTCTCTACAGGAAAATTCTGAATGTTGATATTCCAG GTACCGTCCATACTGCGGAGCTGGGTTACCTATTTCATCCTCACGTGATAAAATATCTTGGCCTGTCGCCAATTGCACCTGGTTCGGAGGATTACAAGATGATAAATCGTTTAGTGCAAATGTGGACGGATTTCGCCAAAACAGG GGATCCGACGCCTGCTATTACTGAATTGACTCCGGTTAAGTGGACGCCGTTAAAACCCGGAGATGTGTTGGATGTTTTGAATATCGACACGAAACCAGAGATGAAGACATTCCGTAAAGGAAAGGAACGCTGGAACTGggagaatataaaaaacaagcaATAA